TATTGAAACTTCTCACATAGCAATGCATGTGTGGGATGAATGCGAACCTGCGATGATGCAGCTAGATGTTTATACGTGTAGTACGTTAAACATACAAGATGTGTTTAAGGCAATCGAACCATTCGAACCAGTGAAGACTGAATACAAATACATTGATCGAGAAAACGAGCTAGTTCTACTTGATAAAGGGTTATTTGCTAGCGTTGCTTAATAAGTAAGTGTAAGGGACAATTACTATGTGGATTATACATCTTTTACCAATGAGCATAATGGCTTTAGTAGTACACGGTGTACTTTTACTAGGTATTGTTGCCCTTGCACTTACATATATTAGTAAACTTTTTCCATTACCAGCTGCTTACAATGGTCCAGCAAGGATTGCCGCAGTAGCTATAATTTGTGCGGGACTATACCTTGAAGGGGCATACGGAACGCATCAGTGGTACCAGAACGAAGTTAAAGAACTGCAAGAAAAAATTGCAGAGGCTGAAGCAAAAAGCGAAGAACTAAACACGCAGCTTACCACAGAAATTCAAAAGAACAGTGAAATTATCACCAATCACACCGAAAGCGTTCAGACAATAATCCGTGAAAATACTGTGACTATTGACAAGGAATGCAAAGTTGATCCATTGGTCATTGATATTCTAAATAACAGTGCTAAAAATCCATTAGCTGGAGAAAACAAATGAACAAGCTTTTCGCATTATCTTCATTGATTCTATTAGCTGGTTGTACCACAGTTCCTTTAGATAGAAATTTCCCGGATGTACCCGAGGAACTCCTTAAGCCCTGTCCGGACCTGGAACAGACACCGGAAACTGATAAATTGAGCGAAGTAATTGGTGTCGTTAACAGTAATTACGGACGATACCACATGTGTCAGGATCGAAATGGCAAATGGATTGAATGGTACCAGAAACAGCGTGAAATTTTTAACAGTGTTGATTAAACGTCCACGTATTGACTTTCAGGTTAATCTTATGTATAATTAAACATTATTATCCTGGATATCATTAATGACAGATTATTACCAAGTTTTAGGCATAGATAGATCAGCAACTGAACAAGAAATTAAATCAGCGTATCGCAAGCTAGCGATGCAGCATCACCCAGATCGCGGTGGCGATGCTGGAGAGTTCCAAAAAGTCAGTGAAGCATATGCAACGTTAAGCGATGCTCAACGGCGAGCGGAATATGATAATCCGCAGCCGCAGTCTCAACACAATTTTGGTGGATTTCCACCGGGGTTTGAAGAGATGTTTGGTCACGCATCTCCTTTTGGAGACATTTTTGGATTCAGAAGGCGGACGCCTACAAATCATTCACTACAGCTTTCAGCAACTATTACACTGGAAGAGGCTTTCTATGGCAAGGATGTCTATGCCACTATAAACCTTCCCAGTGGGCGAGAACAGACTATCAATATTAAAATTCCACCAGGTGTACATGATGGAACTGTGTTGAAGTTGAGTGAAATGGGTGATGATTCTATTCCTAACATTCCACGGGGCGATCTTTTATTAAACATACAGATCCAAAACCACCCCGTGTTTTATAGATCTGGTGACGACTTAATTCAGGAAGTGGAAATTTCCTGTTTTGACGCTGTGTTAGGCAAGAAAATTTCATTGAAATCCATCGACAATCGTCAGTTGCAGGCCGAAATTCCCGAAGGAACACAGAACGGCACAATATTAAATATTGCTGGATATGGAATGCCGAACTTTAACAACAATTCTATCCGTGGCAGAATGCTGCTTAAAATAAAGGTTAAAATTCCAATTTTAACTGAACAACAAAAAGAACAATTAAGAAATATGGAGTTGTAATGAATATTATCCATTATCCCAATCCGATTCTCCGTGAACAAATGCCAACATTTGATTTCAGTAATCCATCAGTGGACCCTTTACAATTAGAAAAATATATGTTACAATGCCTTTATAAAAGTGGAGGTATTGGACTTTCTGCCAATCAGGTGGGCATTAGAGCTAATGTGTTTGTAATGGGGCATTACGAAGACCCAGAAAACGGGATGGCATTTTTTAATCCCGAGGTCATTGAGGCCGACACTGATACAACTGATATGGAAGAAGGATGCTTGAGCTTCCCTGGAATATTTGTTAAAATAAAAAGGCCATCAAAAATCAAAGCCCGCTGGCAAAATGCGCAGGGCGAAATTATGGAGGGAACATTTGAAGATTACGAATGCAACTGTTTTTTACATGAGTTAGATCACTTATGCGGTATTACCATGCGTGATCGAGTTAGTGCCCTTAAATGGGATATGGCTACTAAAAAATCGAAAAGGAAAAAATATTAATGTTGGAACCAAATTCAGATCTTGCAGCAATGTTTGAAAAGGC
This portion of the Veillonellales bacterium genome encodes:
- a CDS encoding J domain-containing protein, whose product is MTDYYQVLGIDRSATEQEIKSAYRKLAMQHHPDRGGDAGEFQKVSEAYATLSDAQRRAEYDNPQPQSQHNFGGFPPGFEEMFGHASPFGDIFGFRRRTPTNHSLQLSATITLEEAFYGKDVYATINLPSGREQTINIKIPPGVHDGTVLKLSEMGDDSIPNIPRGDLLLNIQIQNHPVFYRSGDDLIQEVEISCFDAVLGKKISLKSIDNRQLQAEIPEGTQNGTILNIAGYGMPNFNNNSIRGRMLLKIKVKIPILTEQQKEQLRNMEL
- the def gene encoding peptide deformylase encodes the protein MNIIHYPNPILREQMPTFDFSNPSVDPLQLEKYMLQCLYKSGGIGLSANQVGIRANVFVMGHYEDPENGMAFFNPEVIEADTDTTDMEEGCLSFPGIFVKIKRPSKIKARWQNAQGEIMEGTFEDYECNCFLHELDHLCGITMRDRVSALKWDMATKKSKRKKY
- a CDS encoding S-adenosylmethionine decarboxylase translates to MGKVLEHKHLIVRAELNNPPKCAEAIQDWMKSLVDQIGMKILMGPYAVYSDMVGNRGLTAVTIIETSHIAMHVWDECEPAMMQLDVYTCSTLNIQDVFKAIEPFEPVKTEYKYIDRENELVLLDKGLFASVA